The following proteins are encoded in a genomic region of Hippocampus zosterae strain Florida chromosome 2, ASM2543408v3, whole genome shotgun sequence:
- the pspc1 gene encoding paraspeckle component 1, which yields MADQDVQLPNPQSGSTPPPPNSGANSPAAAADEQTTANKDSPAAPAEQLSAAEGAALESGQAPVQMTLNISNFRKPGEKTFTQRCRLFVANLPLDIPEEEFINLFAKYGNTAEVFINRERGFGFIRLESRTLAEIAKAELDGTVLNNRQIRIRFAAHGAALSVRNLLPVVTNELLEQAFSQFGPVERCIVVTDDRGRPTGRGVVEFASKAAARKALESCTEGALLLTATPCPAIVEPTEHFDDEEGLPENMLSITPKYLKERAQTPHFAQPGTFEFEYSSRWKALDELVKQQREQVDKSIKEAKEKLEAELESAKHEHQLMLMRHDLMRRQEELRRLEELRNQELHRRKQIELRHEEERRRREEEMMRTHREQEEMRRQADTFKPAYQDNREQEMRAADLGPRGAVNMAEGLNQAPAGPGANQGQMMSMGGRGNAIIPEGTANMNPLLMAENGNMRGDRYPLSGLLAGRAEVESPKQQQQQQQPQQQPQQQPQQPPTQGPPGGPSTMYGSGSPVDGVFDGPNSKRPRY from the exons ATGGCTGACCAAGATGTACAGTTACCAAACCCGCAAAGTGGCAGTACGCCGCCACCACCCAACAGCGGCGCAAACTcccctgccgccgccgccgatgagCAAACGACGGCCAACAAAGACAGTCCAGCGGCGCCGGCTGAGCAGTTATCTGCGGCCGAAGGAGCCGCGTTGGAAAGCGGTCAGGCTCCAGTACAAATGACGCTTAATATTTCAAATTTTCGTAAACCAGGCGAGAAAACATTCACGCAACGCTGCCGTCTTTTTGTTGCAAATCTGCCGCTGGATATACCCGAAGAggaattcatcaatttgttcgCTAAATATGGAAATACAGCCGAAGTATTTATTAATAGAGAGCGAGGATTTGGGTTTATTCGTTTG GAGAGCCGTACACTAGCGGAGATAGCAAAAGCTGAGCTCGATGGGACAGTATTGAATAATCGACAAATCAGGATCCGCTTTGCCGCTCATGGCGCCGCACTCTCTGTGCGGAACCTTTTGCCTGTTGTCACGAATGAGCTTTTGGAACAG GCCTTTTCACAGTTTGGCCCGGTGGAACGGTGTATCGTTGTCACAGATGACCGTGGGCGGCCCACTGGCAGAGgcgttgtggagtttgcaagcaAAGCGGCCGCACGTAAAGCCCTGGAAAGCTGCACGGAGGGAGCGTTATTGCTAACGGC CACACCTTGCCCAGCCATTGTAGAGCCCACAGAGCATTTTGATGATGAGGAAGGATTGCCTGAAAATATGTTATCAATAACTCCAAAGTACCTCAA GGAACGGGCGCAAACACCACATTTCGCCCAGCCGGGCACTTTTGAATTTGAATACTCGTCTCGCTGGAAAGCTCTTGACGAATTGGTGAAACAACAGCGAGAGCAGGTGGACAAGAGTATTAAAGAGGCCAAAGAGAAGCTGGAGGCTGAATTGGAGTCGGCGAAACATGAACATCAGCTCATGTTGATGAGGCATG ATCTAATGAGACGTCAAGAGGAGTTGAGGCGACTGGAGGAGCTTCGCAACCAGGAGCTTCACAGACGAAAACAGATAGAGTTGAG GCATGAGGAGGAGAGACGGCGACGAGAGGAAGAAATGATGAGAACACACCGAGAGCAGGAAGAGATGAGGCGTCAAGCAGATACCTTTAAACCTGCCTACCAGGACAAT aGAGAACAGGAAATGAGAGCGGCTGATCTGGGCCCCCGTGGAGCCGTTAATATGGCAG AGGGCTTAAACCAGGCCCCTGCTGGGCCCGGCGCTAACCAGGGTCAAATGATGAGCATGGGCGGAAGGGGCAATGCCATCATCCCGGAGGGAACTGCAAACATGAACCCACTGCTGATGGCTGAGAATGGCAACATG CGAGGCGACAGATATCCGCTGAGTGGCTTGCTGGCAGGACGAGCGGAGGTGGAGTCaccgaagcagcagcagcagcagcagcaaccacAGCAACAACCACAGCAACAACCACAGCAGCCACCAACACAGGGCCCTCCTGGTGGTCCGTCCACTATGTATGGAAGCGGGAGTCCTGTAGATGGAGTGTTTGACGGGCCCAATAGCAAACGCCCCCGCTATTGA
- the LOC127596171 gene encoding LOW QUALITY PROTEIN: ly6/PLAUR domain-containing protein 6-like (The sequence of the model RefSeq protein was modified relative to this genomic sequence to represent the inferred CDS: inserted 2 bases in 1 codon), with amino-acid sequence MYSVHRFVGNNVCLVSISTPYRRVFKCFTCPDAADNYECNRCAPDIYYPKYTKYCFAAHMMDHHGDRVSVTKRCATAEDCLVTGCAEVTDNKCQVCSFCCEGNICNWLVPRTXSAAVFSSATPLVNSDRGCHAVTLIDIVILLISSRLIIGCM; translated from the exons ATGTACAGT GTGCACAGATTCGTGGGAAATAATGTATGTCTGGTCTCCATATCGACACCTTATCGTCGAGTATTTAAGTGCTTCACATGTCCAGATGCCGCAGATAACTATGAGTGCAATCGCTGTGCGCCGGATATCTACTATCCAAAAT ATACCAAATACTGTTTTGCCGCCCACATGATGGATCACCATGGAGACAGGGTATCTGTGACCAAGCGTTGTGCAACTGCGGAAGACTGCCTGGTAACAGGATGTGCTGAAGTCACTGATAAT aaatgtcaggtgTGCTCATTCTGCTGCGAAGGGAATATTTGCAACTGGTTGGTTCCCCGAAC GAGTGCTGCAGTTTTCTCCTCAGCTACCCCTCTGGTGAACTCAGACAGAGGGTGTCATGCTGTGACACTGATCGACatcgtcatcctcctcatcaGCAGCAGGCTCATTATTGGATGTATGTGA